A section of the Enterococcus montenegrensis genome encodes:
- a CDS encoding MalY/PatB family protein, whose amino-acid sequence MMKVDYQFDQMADRTIDHARKWDQKIIQSKYPGTPKDCIPMWIADMDFPAAPEINAAFMKIAQNGAYGYTYAYDEFYEAVINWHKRRHNNQVKKEWITLSYGTVSTIHYLYQAFCQPNEAVIMNTPVYDPFRYAAEHNGINVVGNTLKIVNGQYEIDYTLLEEQLRTKRPRVFLFCSPHNPSGRVWHIEEIEKVAKLCRQYGTIFVSDEVHSEIILTGKFVSALQLPKEYHDNLIVLTSPNKGFNLGGLKTSYSIIPNEKLRQVFRHRLEMNSITSPNLFGVVGIITAYNECEDWLEAMTDYIRENYRYTKAFIAENLPGWELMEMSASYLPWIDISKTGKTALEIVEPLAKSGGVIIEPGTNYASDGENFVRLNIGTPRGILAEALERMKVFVAQN is encoded by the coding sequence ATGATGAAAGTTGACTATCAATTTGACCAAATGGCAGATCGCACCATTGACCATGCGAGAAAATGGGATCAAAAAATTATTCAAAGTAAATATCCTGGTACGCCAAAAGACTGCATTCCGATGTGGATTGCGGATATGGATTTTCCGGCAGCGCCAGAAATTAATGCAGCCTTTATGAAAATTGCACAAAATGGTGCATACGGCTACACCTATGCTTACGATGAATTTTATGAGGCGGTCATTAATTGGCATAAACGCCGCCACAATAATCAAGTTAAAAAAGAATGGATTACCTTATCTTATGGGACTGTTTCGACCATTCATTATTTGTATCAAGCTTTTTGCCAGCCCAATGAGGCGGTGATCATGAACACACCTGTTTACGATCCATTTCGTTATGCCGCAGAGCATAACGGGATTAATGTGGTGGGCAACACGCTTAAAATCGTCAATGGGCAATATGAAATTGATTACACTTTATTAGAAGAACAATTACGCACCAAACGACCACGGGTTTTCTTATTTTGTTCCCCCCATAACCCGTCTGGTCGCGTGTGGCACATAGAAGAAATTGAAAAAGTGGCCAAATTATGTCGCCAATACGGCACAATTTTTGTCAGTGATGAAGTGCATTCAGAAATTATTTTAACTGGAAAATTTGTTTCGGCTTTGCAGCTGCCAAAAGAATACCACGATAATCTGATCGTGTTGACATCTCCTAACAAAGGTTTTAACTTAGGCGGTTTGAAAACTTCTTATTCCATTATTCCAAATGAAAAATTGCGGCAGGTATTTCGTCATCGTTTGGAAATGAATTCCATTACTTCGCCGAATTTATTCGGGGTTGTAGGAATCATTACCGCCTACAATGAATGTGAAGATTGGCTGGAAGCTATGACGGACTACATTCGCGAAAACTACCGCTACACCAAAGCTTTTATTGCTGAAAATTTGCCGGGCTGGGAATTAATGGAAATGAGTGCTTCATACTTGCCGTGGATTGATATTTCCAAAACCGGCAAAACTGCCTTAGAGATTGTCGAACCATTGGCAAAAAGCGGGGGTGTCATTATTGAACCGGGAACCAATTATGCCAGTGACGGTGAAAATTTTGTCCGCTTAAATATCGGCACACCAAGAGGAATTTTAGCAGAAGCGCTAGAGCGTATGAAAGTTTTTGTTGCGCAAAACTAA
- the malX gene encoding maltose/glucose-specific PTS transporter subunit IIBC has translation MSNAATVSRSLRTKVLSFLQELGKTFMFPVSTLAFMGILVGLGSSVTSEAMIEKLPFLGNDIIQFIFSFMNTVGGFGFTYLPVMFAMAIPFGMCKRNKGVGAISAFAGYVAMNLSINFLLNYRGELADAASMKIAGQNMVLGIQSIEMGVLGGIIVGLIVYLLQEKFQDIRLPDAFSFFGGIRFIPIVSVLVLGLVGLVVPFTWPVLQSGIEALGNGIQGAGIFGPFLYGLGVLLLKPFGMHHILLALVRFTEAGGTQVVDGKPISGALNIFYAQLNAGEAISHQATAFLSQGFMPTFMFGLPAICLAIYLTAYKKNRPGIKGILISAVLVAVVTGISEPTEFLFLFLAPGLYLFHSVMSGAALMVMSLIGVNIGNTDGGILDWLIFGIMQGNETKWYLLIPVGIIWFAVYFFVFRWYILKHNLETPGREKEEEVTLADGVTAKPKTFTKGNGIYDPGIILDALGGSANVTSLDNCVTRLRLQLKDKSLMDKATLKKAGALAIVELDDHNVQVVIGAQVQTVKNGIEEIMVSPA, from the coding sequence ATGAGCAACGCAGCGACAGTATCACGATCACTTAGGACGAAAGTTTTAAGCTTTTTACAAGAGTTGGGGAAAACCTTCATGTTCCCCGTTTCAACACTAGCTTTTATGGGGATTTTAGTCGGGTTAGGCAGTTCGGTAACTTCAGAGGCAATGATTGAAAAATTACCTTTTTTAGGCAATGATATTATTCAATTTATTTTTAGTTTTATGAATACAGTTGGTGGCTTTGGTTTTACTTATTTGCCAGTTATGTTTGCCATGGCAATTCCCTTTGGAATGTGCAAACGCAATAAAGGTGTAGGCGCCATTTCAGCTTTTGCCGGTTATGTGGCCATGAATTTATCCATTAACTTTTTGTTGAATTATCGCGGTGAATTAGCAGATGCCGCTAGTATGAAAATTGCCGGCCAAAACATGGTCTTAGGTATTCAAAGTATTGAAATGGGCGTTTTAGGTGGGATTATTGTTGGTCTAATCGTCTATCTATTGCAAGAAAAATTCCAAGATATTCGCTTACCAGATGCCTTTTCTTTCTTTGGCGGTATTCGCTTTATTCCAATTGTTAGCGTTTTAGTTTTGGGCTTGGTTGGCTTAGTGGTACCTTTTACTTGGCCAGTATTGCAATCGGGCATTGAAGCATTGGGTAATGGGATTCAAGGTGCGGGTATTTTCGGGCCGTTCTTATATGGGTTAGGCGTATTATTATTAAAACCTTTTGGGATGCATCATATTTTACTTGCATTGGTTCGTTTCACAGAAGCTGGCGGGACTCAAGTTGTTGACGGCAAGCCAATTTCAGGGGCATTGAATATTTTTTATGCCCAATTAAACGCAGGAGAAGCGATATCTCACCAAGCGACTGCTTTTCTTTCACAAGGTTTCATGCCAACCTTTATGTTTGGTTTACCTGCCATTTGTTTAGCGATTTATTTAACTGCTTATAAGAAAAATCGTCCGGGCATTAAGGGCATTTTAATTTCAGCAGTTTTAGTGGCGGTTGTTACCGGAATTTCAGAACCAACTGAATTCTTGTTCTTATTCTTAGCACCAGGATTGTATTTATTCCACTCCGTTATGTCTGGGGCAGCGTTGATGGTAATGAGTCTAATCGGTGTAAATATCGGCAACACCGACGGCGGGATTTTAGATTGGTTGATTTTTGGGATCATGCAAGGCAATGAAACAAAATGGTACTTGTTGATTCCAGTAGGGATCATCTGGTTTGCTGTTTACTTCTTTGTTTTCCGTTGGTACATTTTGAAACACAATTTAGAAACACCTGGACGGGAAAAAGAAGAGGAAGTTACATTGGCAGATGGTGTCACAGCAAAACCCAAAACATTTACAAAAGGCAATGGGATTTACGATCCAGGTATTATTTTGGACGCTCTAGGTGGCAGTGCCAATGTTACCAGCTTGGATAATTGTGTTACGCGTTTACGCCTGCAATTAAAAGATAAGAGCTTGATGGATAAAGCAACCTTGAAAAAAGCGGGTGCTTTGGCAATCGTAGAATTAGATGATCACAATGTTCAAGTGGTTATTGGTGCCCAAGTACAGACGGTGAAAAACGGGATTGAAGAAATTATGGTGAGCCCAGCATGA
- a CDS encoding PRD domain-containing protein: MKVIKVLNNSAAIVLDDDHEAIVIGNGLSFGKKSGDEVDPLKVERKFVANTNQIDEKFQKLFEKISYEESSLAFEIIEYFKEQLDYPLNDLIYLSLADHISFAIERAKTGVYLPNAVLHEVQMFYPAEYRLGAWAVLLLNERAQVNLQADEAGFIALHIINARWQADKTHSEQDFNKIIRDLIAILNETYQQDFKHDSINYHRLVTHLKYFLLREFGMQQQAKVDDFGYFDQVINDFPQAYAGAEKIAKYLETFFNHKVPKEEKVFLTIHINRILQN; this comes from the coding sequence ATGAAAGTTATTAAAGTACTGAACAATAGTGCGGCAATCGTCTTAGATGACGATCATGAAGCAATTGTGATTGGCAATGGCCTTTCTTTCGGCAAAAAAAGTGGTGATGAAGTTGATCCGTTAAAAGTTGAGCGGAAATTTGTTGCCAATACGAACCAAATCGACGAGAAATTCCAAAAACTATTTGAAAAGATCAGTTATGAAGAGTCAAGTCTGGCTTTTGAGATTATTGAATATTTCAAAGAACAATTGGATTATCCGCTAAATGATCTAATTTATCTTTCGTTAGCAGATCACATCAGTTTCGCTATTGAACGTGCCAAGACAGGTGTATATCTGCCTAACGCGGTACTTCATGAAGTACAGATGTTTTATCCAGCGGAATATCGGTTAGGGGCGTGGGCAGTTTTGCTTTTGAATGAAAGGGCCCAAGTTAATTTACAAGCAGATGAAGCGGGTTTTATTGCGCTGCATATCATTAACGCTCGCTGGCAGGCAGACAAGACGCACTCCGAGCAAGATTTTAACAAAATAATTCGTGATTTGATCGCAATTCTAAATGAAACCTATCAACAAGATTTCAAGCACGACAGTATTAATTATCATCGCTTGGTGACGCATCTGAAATATTTCTTATTACGGGAATTTGGAATGCAGCAGCAGGCAAAAGTAGATGATTTCGGTTATTTTGATCAAGTCATTAATGATTTTCCCCAGGCTTATGCCGGGGCTGAAAAAATCGCCAAATATTTGGAGACGTTTTTTAACCACAAAGTACCAAAAGAAGAAAAGGTCTTTTTGACCATTCATATTAATCGCATTCTTCAAAACTAG
- a CDS encoding PTS sugar transporter subunit IIA, which yields MFFNKKKKSETIYNPINGTLKELAQVSDPVFSEKMMGDGFAVTPKSGVLYSPVNGTVSSVFPTKHALGITTKNGLDVLIHIGIDTVELNGAPFEIFVKEGQSVTPETKLATINLPLLAEKEKENDVMVIFTNMDAIKSIELKITGDPNFATEIGTVVTK from the coding sequence ATGTTCTTCAATAAAAAGAAAAAAAGTGAAACAATTTATAATCCAATTAATGGTACTTTAAAAGAATTAGCACAGGTTAGTGATCCAGTATTTTCAGAAAAAATGATGGGGGACGGTTTTGCGGTAACGCCAAAATCAGGGGTATTATATTCACCAGTAAATGGGACAGTATCAAGTGTTTTTCCGACAAAACACGCTCTTGGGATCACCACTAAAAATGGTTTAGATGTCCTAATTCACATTGGCATTGACACAGTAGAGTTAAATGGCGCCCCGTTTGAAATTTTCGTAAAAGAAGGCCAAAGCGTTACACCAGAAACAAAATTAGCGACGATTAATTTGCCTCTTTTAGCTGAAAAAGAAAAAGAAAATGATGTGATGGTGATTTTTACTAACATGGATGCCATCAAGTCAATTGAATTAAAAATAACAGGAGATCCAAATTTTGCAACTGAAATTGGAACGGTGGTAACGAAATAA